Genomic window (Achromobacter sp. B7):
GCCATGTGCCGCCCGCAAGAAGTTTTGAAGAATCCCGCAGAGAAGCCCCCGCACCATGAAGAAGATCCCCCATTTCATCAACGGCCAGCATTTCGATGGCCGCAGCAGCCGCTACGCCGACGGTTTCAACCCCGCCACCGGCGAAATCTGCTCGTCCATTCCGCTGGCGTCCAACGAAGACGTGGCGCTGGCCGTCGCGGCCGCCAAGGCCGCGTTCCCGGCCTGGTCCGAAACCCCCGCGCTCAAGCGCGCCCGCATCCTGTTCAACTTCAAGGCGCTGCTGGATCAGCACCAGGACGAACTGGCCGAGCTCATCACCCGCGAACACGGCAAGGTGTTCTCGGATGCCAAGGGCGAAGTCATGCGCGGCATCGAAATCGTTGAATTCGCCTGCGGCATTCCGCAGTTGCTCAAGGGCCAGTATTCCGACCAGATCGGCGGCGGCATCGACAACTGGAGCATGCGCCAGGCACTGGGCGTGGTGGCCGGCATCACGCCGTTCAACTTCCCGATGATGGTGCCGTGCTGGATGTTCCCCGTGGCCATCGCCTGCGGCAACACCTTCGTGCTCAAGCCCTCCGAACGTGACCCGTCCGCGTCCCTGCGCCTGGCCGAACTGCTCACCGAAGCCGGCCTGCCTCCCGGCGTGTTCAACGTGGTGCACGGCGACAAGCTGGCCGTGGACGCGCTGATCAATCACCCGGACGTTGAAGCGCTGTCGTTCGTGGGCTCTACCCCCATCGCCGAATACATCTACGCCGAAGGCACCAAGCGCGGCAAGCGCGTGCAAGCGCTGGGCGGCGCCAAGAACCATCTGGTCGTCATGCCCGACGCCGACCTGGACCAGGTCACCGACGCGCTGATGGGCGCCGCGTATGGTTCGGCCGGCGAACGCTGCATGGCAATCTCGGTTGCCGTGGCGGTGGGCGATGTGGCTGACAAGGTGGTCGAACGCCTGACCCCGCGCGTCAAGGCGCTGATCGTCAAGGACGGCATGAACGCCGACGCCGAAATGGGCCCGCTGGTCACGGCGCAGCACCGCAACAAGGTCATGGGCTACATCGAAGACGGCATCGCGGCCGGCGCCGATCTGGTCGTGGACGGCCGTGGCCTGACAGTGCCCGGCAACGAAAAGGGCTACTTCCTGGGCGGCACGCTGTTCGACAACGTCAAGCCCGCCATGAACATCTATCGCGAAGAAATCTTCGGCCCGGTGCTGTGCATCGTGCGCGTGCCCGACTTCGCCAGCGCCGTTGAACTGATCAACGCGCACGAGTTCGGCAACGGCGTGGCGTGCTTCACGTCCGACGGCGGCGTGGCCCGCGCATTCGCACGCCAGATCAAGGTCGGCATGGTCGGCATCAACGTGCCGATTCCGGTACCGATGGCGTGGCATTCGTTCGGCGGCTGGAAGCGTTCGCTGTTTGGCGACCACCACGCCTACGGCGAAGAAGGCATCCGCTTCTACTCGCGCTACAAGAGCGTGATGCAGCGCTGGCCGGACAGCATCGCCAAGGGCGCCGAATTCACCATGCCCGTGGCGAAATAAACCCGCCCGCTTCACGACTTCAACCCTCCGTTTTCCAGAAGGACGCATTACCCGGCTTTGCAAGGGCGCGGCTTCGGCCGCGCCCGGCCAGTACCACGACACAGCAACATCACATGACACAAGGGGATGCCCGATGCGCATCGGTATAGGCGGCTTT
Coding sequences:
- a CDS encoding CoA-acylating methylmalonate-semialdehyde dehydrogenase, which translates into the protein MKKIPHFINGQHFDGRSSRYADGFNPATGEICSSIPLASNEDVALAVAAAKAAFPAWSETPALKRARILFNFKALLDQHQDELAELITREHGKVFSDAKGEVMRGIEIVEFACGIPQLLKGQYSDQIGGGIDNWSMRQALGVVAGITPFNFPMMVPCWMFPVAIACGNTFVLKPSERDPSASLRLAELLTEAGLPPGVFNVVHGDKLAVDALINHPDVEALSFVGSTPIAEYIYAEGTKRGKRVQALGGAKNHLVVMPDADLDQVTDALMGAAYGSAGERCMAISVAVAVGDVADKVVERLTPRVKALIVKDGMNADAEMGPLVTAQHRNKVMGYIEDGIAAGADLVVDGRGLTVPGNEKGYFLGGTLFDNVKPAMNIYREEIFGPVLCIVRVPDFASAVELINAHEFGNGVACFTSDGGVARAFARQIKVGMVGINVPIPVPMAWHSFGGWKRSLFGDHHAYGEEGIRFYSRYKSVMQRWPDSIAKGAEFTMPVAK